The Lolium rigidum isolate FL_2022 unplaced genomic scaffold, APGP_CSIRO_Lrig_0.1 contig_39055_1, whole genome shotgun sequence sequence ACAGCCTTCCTTGGCAAGGTCTGAAAGCTGGCACGAAAAAACAGAAGTACGACAAAATTAGTGAAAAGAAAATGTTAACTCCAGTTGAGGTAATTAAATGTGGTTTCGATGTACAGAAGTTTTGATGTATTTGGACTTCGATTGCAATATAAACTTGTTTACCACTGTTTGCTTAATTTTGCATAGGTTCTTTGTAAATCTTATCCATCAGAGTTTGTTTCATACTTCCATTACTGCCGGTCTTTGCGATTTGAAGATAAACCAGATTATTCCTATTTGAAGAAACTCTTCCGAGACCTAATGATCCGTGAAGGTACTCTCAATACATATAGTATTTTGAAGTTTCTATGCATCTACATCCTTCATGTTGTCTGATGGATACTTACAGGGTACCAGTCTGATTATATATTCGATTGGACTGTATCAAGGCAAGCAGCAGAGAATAACAGATTGCGAGTATGTCCGCCGTTCCTCTTCCCAAACCAGTTTTAGTAGTGCAAGCTTAACTGTACTGAATGTGTAGCATTTGTTTCCTCGCTGCCAGCCAAGTGGAAGGACAGGTGGGTTGGTGGGACCATCTGCAGAACGGGCTGAACGGACTTCAGGTTTGCAGTTATATACACATTTTGGAAAGTTCATATTCAGAAAATAAGGTATATGCAAAGTAAGAGCTTTGTGTTTCCTTCTGTGTAAACAGCAAGACAGGATGTTCCTGATAGATTCAGTGGTTCAGTAGAAACATTTGCTAGAAGAACTGGCTCTGGTTCTGGCCATCATGGAGAAAGCACGAAGCACAGAACCCTATTGGATTCACTGCTGGCACCCAAGATGGTTAGAGAAGTGCTCAATTTATTTTAATAATTGTTTTATTTTGTCTAAAAATATCTTGAACACGCACCATGCACATACTTTTGCATGGAAGCAACATTTGATGGTTAATATGGATTTATTGGATTAAAAGGGTTACAACATCTTTTACATCTATGCTAGGCTGCTGATTCGGATAAAAGAAGGCCTACATCATCTCGGAATGGCAGCACCTCGAGGAAAGCTCTCCTGTCAAGCAGCAGACCAAGTTCTGGAGAGCCCAGTGACCCAACACGCACTAGCCACCTAATCCCAACCAGCAGTGGCAGCAGTCGCCCATCAACCACTCAGAGGCTTCACCAATCAACTGGGCTGGAGGCCAGGTCCTCATCGTTATCGAAAACTGCGAGAAATGTCCATGATGATCCCAATCTAAGGGCATTTGATCGCCTTACAATTAGTGCAGACAGGAGGAAATAAAGGTTTGAAAAAGTAAAAAGATGTCAATTGCTGTTGTGAGCAAGGGCACTTAGAATTGATTCAGTTCCAGACGATGCTCACTGATCAGCAAGATAAATGTTATCATGGACACGACATGCTGAGGAATGCACAAATCGAAGATGGCACGTGGGATCTTGCATAGATGGTCGATCGTGCTAATTCGATGTCTGTTCTTTCAAATGGTTAAAGAATACGTTTTACGCCATTCTGAAGGGCCTGGATAGGCTGCATTGTTTGGCCGTGCTGGCCCAGTTGATGTTAATGGTGACTCCTGACATTTGTAGAAATGTTACTCAAATAAAACAGTTCATTGGACATTCAAAATGATTCATCTGTTTGTTATGGAATTGTATATGTGCATGAAAG is a genomic window containing:
- the LOC124681298 gene encoding casein kinase 1; amino-acid sequence: MEHVIGGKFKLGRKIGSGSFGELYLGVNIQSSEEVAIKLESVKSRHPQLHYESKLYMLLQGGTGIPHLKWFGVDGEYNVMVIDLLGPSLEDLFNYCNRKFTLKTVLMLADQMIARVEYMHLRGFLHRDIKPDNFLMGLGRRASQVYVIDYGLAKKYRDLQTHKHIPYRENKNLTGTARYASVNTHLGVEQSRRDDLESLGYVLMYFLRGSLPWQGLKAGTKKQKYDKISEKKMLTPVEVLCKSYPSEFVSYFHYCRSLRFEDKPDYSYLKKLFRDLMIREGYQSDYIFDWTVSRQAAENNRLRPSGRTGGLVGPSAERAERTSARQDVPDRFSGSVETFARRTGSGSGHHGESTKHRTLLDSLLAPKMAADSDKRRPTSSRNGSTSRKALLSSSRPSSGEPSDPTRTSHLIPTSSGSSRPSTTQRLHQSTGLEARSSSLSKTARNVHDDPNLRAFDRLTISADRRK